A genomic window from Macadamia integrifolia cultivar HAES 741 unplaced genomic scaffold, SCU_Mint_v3 scaffold830, whole genome shotgun sequence includes:
- the LOC122070129 gene encoding uncharacterized protein LOC122070129 yields MAGQLGATPSAASFEFELFEGDPDHLRTVVATPNQFSPWIDPSALKLKHRIGRGPFGDVWLATYHQLSNGSQAFHEVAVKMLHPINEDRIRAFLDKFEDLFVRCQGLQGVCWLHGISVISGRISIAMKFYEGSVGDKMARLKGSKLPLPDVLQYGIDLAQGVLELHSKGTLILNLKPFNFLLNENNQAMLGDFGIPYLLLGIPLPSSDMALRLGTPNYMAPEQWQPEVRGPLSIETDSWGFGCSIVEMLTGTQPWCGRSVEEIYNLVVSKQEKPQIPSGLPPAIVNVISGCFEYDFRNRPLMADILHAFKSSQNAVYGDDDWIGLGNWKLQDKSSGIGYTKWFLSKDHLQVGDTVRSRKRANSCKPENMFIPEGTVAGLEDTDRDRFVLVRVYSIHDPLRVHTSTLERVTSAFAGGDWVRVKEDDKKHSPVGILHSIQRDGTVAVGFIGLETLWQGSSADLQMAESYCVGLFVRLKTNVFSPRFEWPRKRGGAWATGRIIQVLPNGCLVVGFPGRFKFGDACNSFLADPAEVEMVSFSTCPGVVKKYQHLEAFHWVVRPLVITLGLFTAMKLGFFVGKNVRRSRGEKGRASLIQGDGQHQDGQTGGNPAWLPPPVANMLFREGGVPTTTVR; encoded by the exons ATGGCTGGACAACTTGGAGCTACTCCATCTGCAGCTTCTTTTGAGTTTGAGCTTTTTGAGGGTGATCCTGATCATCTCAGAACTGTTGTAGCAACTCCGAATCAGTTTAGCCCATGGATCGATCCTTCTGCTTTGAAACTTAAACACAGAATTGGGAGGGGGCCATTTGGTGATGTTTGGTTGGCAACTTACCATCAGTTGAGTAATGGTTCCCAAGCATTTCATGAAGTGGCTGTCAAGATGTTACATCCGATCAATGAGGATCGCATTCGCGCCTTCTTGGATAAATTTGAAGACTTATTTGTTAGGTGCCAAGGATTACAAGGTGTCTGTTGGCTACATGGTATCTCTGTGATAAGTGGAAGA ATATCAATTGCTATGAAGTTTTATGAGGGATCGGTTGGAGACAAAATGGCTCGTCTTAAAGGAAGCAAGCTTCCATTGCCTGATGTTTTGCA GTATGGGATTGACTTGGCTCAGGGAGTTCTAGAATTGCATTCGAAAGGGACACTTATTTTAAATCTTAAGCCCTTCAACTTCCTTCTTAATGAGAACAACCAAGCAATGCTGGGTGATTTTGGGATTCCTTATCTACTGCTTGGGATTCCATTGCCAAGTTCAGATATGGCTTTGAGACTTGGAACGCCCAATTACATGGCTCCAGAACAATGGCAACCAGAAGTAAGAGGTCCACTATCGATTGAGACTGATTCATGGGGGTTTGGATGCAGCATCGTGGAGATGTTGACTGGAACTCAACCCTGGTGTGGGAGATCAGTGGAGGAAATTTATAACTTAGTTGTGTCCAAGCAAGAGAAGCCACAGATTCCAAGTGGCTTGCCTCCTGCCATTGTGAATGTGATCAGTGGTTGTTTTGAGTATGACTTCCGGAATCGCCCTTTAATGGCAGACATCTTACATGCATTTAAAAG CTCTCAGAATGCAGTTTATGGTGATGATGACTGGATTGGCCTGGGGAACTGGAAACTGCAAGACAAATCAAGTGGCATTGGTTACACTAAGTGGTTCCTCTCCAAGGATCATCTACAAGTGGGTGATACAGTGCGTTCCAGAAAGCGTGCAAATTCATGCAAGCCTGAAAATATGTTTATCCCAGAGGGAACGGTAGCTGGTTTGGAGGACACTGACAGAGACAGGTTTGTTCTTGTGAGAGTCTACAGTATTCATGATCCTTTAAGAGTTCATACATCAACACTGGAGCGGGTTACATCTGCATTTGCAGGAGGGGACTGGGTAAGGGTGAAGGAAGATGACAAGAAACACTCACCTGTGGGTATTCTCCATTCAATCCAGCGTGATGGCACTGTAGCGGTTGGGTTTATTGGGCTGGAGACTCTTTGGCAGGGGAGTTCTGCAGACCTCCAGATGGCAGAATCCTACTGTGTGGGCCTCTTTGTGAGGCTGAAGACTAATGTGTTTAGCCCTCGTTTTGAATGGCCCCGTAAAAGGGGTGGTGCATGGGCTACAGGAAGGATCATACAGGTCCTTCCAAATGGGTGCCTTGTAGTTGGGTTTCCCGGAAGATTTAAGTTTGGAGATGCATGCAACAGCTTCTTAGCAGATCCAGCTGAAGTTGAAATGGTGTCTTTCAGTACATGTCCTGGGGTAGTAAAGAAATACCAACACCTCGAAGCCTTTCACTGGGTTGTTCGGCCACTTGTAATTACATTAGGTCTGTTTACTGCCATGAAACTTGGTTTCTTTGTAGGAAAAAATGTGAGAAGGTCAAGAGGGGAGAAAGGACGGGCTAGTTTGATTCAAGGAGATGGTCAACATCAGGATGGCCAGACCGGTGGCAACCCAGCATGGCTTCCCCCACCAGTGGCAAACATGCTTTTCAGGGAAGGAGGGGTTCCTACAACTACTGTGAGGTAG